The Amycolatopsis sp. DG1A-15b genome window below encodes:
- a CDS encoding TetR/AcrR family transcriptional regulator encodes MGTRQRLITTASELLAGEGVGAVTLRGIAKAAGVSHGAPLRHFSGRAELLSAVATQGFTELLERRTRLPDDGPRERLTAACHSYVDFALQNPAMFELMFRRDLIDPDEPALAAASSAVFDEFAALVAAAGTHRADPRLVAASLWAALHGLAQLWLWGGLAGASFAPSPEAALAVTLDAYLDTPTRSTRPNT; translated from the coding sequence GTGGGCACCCGGCAACGCCTGATCACGACGGCGTCGGAACTGCTGGCCGGCGAAGGCGTCGGCGCGGTCACGCTGCGCGGGATCGCCAAGGCCGCCGGGGTTTCGCACGGCGCGCCGCTGCGGCACTTCTCGGGCCGCGCCGAACTCCTCTCGGCCGTGGCCACCCAGGGCTTCACCGAGCTGCTGGAACGCCGCACGCGCCTGCCGGACGACGGCCCGCGGGAGCGGCTCACGGCGGCGTGTCACAGCTACGTCGACTTCGCGCTGCAGAACCCGGCGATGTTCGAGCTGATGTTCCGCCGCGACCTGATCGACCCGGACGAGCCGGCGCTCGCGGCGGCGTCCAGCGCGGTGTTCGACGAGTTCGCGGCACTGGTCGCGGCGGCCGGCACCCACCGCGCCGACCCGCGGCTGGTCGCCGCGTCGCTGTGGGCGGCCCTGCACGGCCTCGCCCAGTTGTGGCTGTGGGGCGGTCTGGCCGGGGCGAGCTTCGCGCCGTCACCCGAAGCGGCGCTGGCCGTCACGCTCGACGCGTACCTCGACACGCCGACCCGGTCCACGCGCCCGAACACCTGA
- a CDS encoding DUF2786 domain-containing protein, whose translation MTESDPQLERIRKLLAKAEDPAVTEAEAEAYNQKAAELVARYGIDQAMLAASGAGTDEIGTLKIPIADPYSREKASLLTSVAYPLRCRTLLHRLGQKVESVTVFGFRSDLGRVELLFTSLLLQASTQLTRVRPGGFFPGESLAAYRRTWLHGFARAVHERLSHAEQEAVRTAVPGERSAALVVRDRAQMVQHAFDSEYGDLRAASPRRLSGSGYLDGHDAGTRANLDPAALTRRRKALR comes from the coding sequence ATGACCGAGTCAGACCCGCAGCTCGAGCGCATCCGCAAGCTGCTGGCCAAGGCCGAAGACCCGGCGGTCACCGAGGCGGAAGCCGAGGCGTACAACCAGAAGGCCGCCGAACTCGTCGCGCGGTACGGCATCGACCAGGCGATGCTCGCCGCGTCCGGGGCCGGCACCGACGAGATCGGCACGCTGAAGATCCCCATCGCCGACCCGTACAGCCGCGAGAAGGCGAGCCTGCTCACCTCGGTCGCGTACCCGCTGCGCTGCCGGACGCTGCTGCACCGCCTCGGCCAGAAGGTCGAGAGCGTCACGGTGTTCGGGTTCCGCTCCGACCTCGGCCGGGTGGAACTGCTGTTCACCAGCCTCCTGCTGCAGGCGAGCACGCAGCTGACCCGCGTCCGGCCGGGCGGGTTCTTCCCCGGCGAATCCCTGGCCGCGTACCGGCGAACGTGGCTGCACGGCTTCGCCCGCGCGGTCCACGAACGGCTTTCCCACGCCGAACAGGAAGCCGTCCGCACGGCGGTACCCGGCGAGCGGTCGGCGGCCCTGGTGGTCCGCGACCGCGCGCAGATGGTGCAGCACGCGTTCGACTCGGAGTACGGCGACCTGCGCGCCGCCTCGCCCCGGCGGCTGTCCGGCAGCGGCTACCTCGACGGCCACGACGCCGGCACCCGGGCGAACCTCGACCCGGCCGCGCTGACCCGCCGCCGGAAAGCCCTGCGCTGA
- a CDS encoding winged helix-turn-helix domain-containing protein, with the protein MWTTGDELLRQLGALGNPHRLRIVAALHAERTYVSKLARELRISRALLQVHLRKLEAAGLVTASSEVGEDGKTMRFYEVTPFSTVLTPQAIAAAVPTLTTPESVQGDGEEGRK; encoded by the coding sequence ATGTGGACGACCGGCGACGAGCTCCTGCGGCAGCTGGGCGCCCTCGGCAACCCGCACCGGCTGCGGATCGTCGCGGCCCTGCACGCGGAACGCACCTACGTCAGCAAGCTGGCCCGCGAGCTGCGGATCAGCCGGGCGCTGCTGCAGGTCCACCTGCGCAAGCTGGAAGCCGCCGGCCTGGTCACCGCCAGCTCCGAGGTCGGCGAAGACGGCAAGACGATGCGGTTCTACGAGGTCACGCCGTTCTCCACCGTGCTGACGCCGCAGGCGATCGCGGCCGCCGTGCCGACGCTCACCACACCGGAATCCGTCCAGGGGGACGGCGAGGAGGGACGGAAATGA
- a CDS encoding MMPL family transporter, which produces MLPAGTPAHRRGPVVEAVTNWSLRHRAAAILGWLALVALAWAVGTFAPGTDARSSPAGDAGTGQAVLDRQHTREPFWENVLVQPRSRAAAADLVTTLTTSGAAADIRSQVSADGRSELVTFRITGTGTEIRSSLATATAAVDAVAVRHPDVRLAQAGDLTVSGAVDKSIKEDIGRSEARSLPITVLILLVVFGSLVAAAVPVLLAGTAVFATFGFLSVVDNWIPVNSATSAITLLIGMAVGVDYSLFFLRRVREERAHGVDESIRIAARTSGHVIVVSGLTVVLCVTGLLFTGLDNLQGLTAGTIIVVALAVLAAVTVLPATLSLLGSRVDRGRIPWLGRRSTRSRFWAAVATVVTRRPALWSGLATALLVLLTLPALGMRLQDPAPAESLPRSIPVIDAAVRVQEAFPGLTMPAHVVLWNTRGGPVDTPALRRAIGELTAAVPRPAVVVPVDQALVVRIPLGGTGNDEAASRTLTTLRETLLPQTVGRIDGVGYAVAGRTAEAHDFTTQVLARAPYTFGFILLLAFVLLLVVFRSVAVPVVSILLNLLSAGAAYGVLTLVFQGGFLAPLLGFTPYGGVLGWLPMFLFVLLFGLSTDYHVFILSRIRERRRPEVPARQAIVEGTASSSGVVTSAALIMTGVFSVFLSLAAIEYKMLGLGMAFAILLDATVVRGVLLPAALALFGDRLWRQNSVETLKAPSRTLRLS; this is translated from the coding sequence ATGCTGCCTGCAGGCACCCCGGCTCACCGGCGGGGACCGGTGGTCGAAGCCGTCACGAACTGGTCGCTGCGGCACCGCGCCGCCGCGATCCTCGGCTGGCTGGCGCTCGTCGCGCTGGCCTGGGCCGTCGGCACGTTCGCCCCCGGCACCGACGCACGGTCGAGCCCCGCCGGTGACGCCGGTACCGGCCAAGCCGTCCTCGACCGCCAGCACACCCGCGAACCCTTCTGGGAGAACGTCCTCGTCCAGCCCCGGTCCCGAGCGGCCGCGGCCGACCTGGTAACCACGCTGACGACGTCGGGCGCGGCCGCGGACATCCGCTCCCAGGTCTCCGCCGACGGCCGGTCGGAACTGGTCACCTTCCGGATCACCGGCACCGGCACCGAAATCCGGTCGAGCCTGGCGACGGCGACCGCGGCCGTCGACGCGGTCGCCGTCCGGCACCCGGACGTGCGCCTGGCCCAGGCCGGCGACCTCACCGTGTCCGGCGCGGTCGACAAGAGCATCAAGGAGGACATCGGGCGGTCGGAAGCCCGCTCGCTCCCGATCACCGTGCTGATCCTGCTGGTGGTGTTCGGCTCGCTGGTCGCCGCCGCGGTCCCGGTCCTGCTGGCGGGCACGGCGGTGTTCGCCACCTTCGGCTTCCTGTCCGTTGTGGACAACTGGATCCCGGTCAACAGCGCGACTTCCGCGATCACGCTGCTGATCGGGATGGCCGTCGGCGTCGACTACTCGCTGTTCTTCCTGCGCCGGGTCCGGGAGGAACGCGCCCACGGCGTCGACGAGTCGATCCGGATCGCCGCGCGGACGTCGGGGCACGTGATCGTCGTGTCGGGACTGACCGTCGTGCTGTGCGTGACCGGCCTGCTGTTCACCGGTCTCGACAACCTCCAAGGCCTGACCGCGGGCACGATCATCGTCGTCGCCCTGGCCGTACTGGCGGCGGTGACCGTGCTGCCCGCGACGCTTTCCCTGCTCGGCTCCCGGGTGGACCGCGGCCGCATCCCGTGGCTGGGCCGCCGTTCGACGCGCTCCCGCTTCTGGGCCGCCGTGGCGACCGTCGTCACCCGGCGGCCCGCACTGTGGAGCGGGCTCGCCACCGCACTGCTCGTGCTGCTCACCCTGCCCGCGCTGGGCATGCGGCTGCAGGACCCGGCGCCGGCCGAAAGCCTGCCGCGCAGCATCCCGGTGATCGACGCGGCCGTGCGCGTCCAGGAAGCGTTTCCCGGCCTGACCATGCCCGCGCACGTCGTCCTCTGGAACACCCGCGGCGGCCCGGTCGACACGCCCGCGCTGCGCCGGGCGATCGGGGAGCTCACCGCGGCGGTACCGCGACCGGCCGTCGTCGTGCCGGTGGACCAGGCGCTCGTCGTCCGGATCCCGCTCGGCGGCACCGGCAACGACGAAGCGGCGAGCCGCACCCTCACGACGTTGCGCGAAACCCTGCTGCCGCAGACGGTCGGGCGGATCGACGGAGTCGGCTACGCGGTGGCCGGCCGGACCGCCGAAGCGCACGACTTCACCACGCAGGTGCTCGCCCGGGCGCCGTACACCTTCGGGTTCATCTTGCTGCTCGCGTTCGTGCTGCTGCTCGTGGTGTTCCGGTCGGTCGCGGTGCCGGTGGTGTCGATCCTGCTCAACCTGCTGTCGGCCGGCGCGGCCTACGGCGTGCTCACCCTCGTGTTCCAGGGCGGCTTTCTGGCGCCGCTGCTGGGTTTCACGCCCTACGGCGGAGTGCTCGGCTGGCTGCCGATGTTCCTCTTCGTGCTGCTGTTCGGCCTGAGCACCGACTACCACGTGTTCATCCTCAGCCGGATCCGCGAACGCCGGCGCCCGGAGGTGCCGGCCCGGCAGGCGATCGTCGAAGGCACCGCGAGCAGTTCCGGCGTGGTGACGAGCGCCGCACTGATCATGACCGGGGTGTTCAGCGTCTTCCTCAGCCTCGCCGCGATCGAGTACAAGATGCTCGGCCTCGGCATGGCGTTCGCGATCCTGCTCGACGCGACGGTCGTCCGCGGCGTCCTGCTGCCCGCCGCGCTGGCGCTGTTCGGTGACCGGCTTTGGCGCCAAAACAGTGTAGAAACCCTTAAAGCTCCCTCCAGAACTC